In the Necator americanus strain Aroian chromosome X, whole genome shotgun sequence genome, GACTGCTTTTAGTGCAAATGATAAAAGGAAAAGGTGAATAATATCACTTCGAATAGTAATCAACAAGCAAACATACCAACAATCTTCTCAAATTATCCGCTCGCTTTGCGTCGAAGAACTCCTTGTCACATGGAGAAGAACGGAGTGCATATTGTACCTGAGGCTTAGGGAATAAAGGTTCTGGAGGAAAATAGGGCTTGGTTGAAATAAAGCgaaggggatttttttttgtgcagctACAAATTCAGGGTTTTTATCTAAGAATACACTTTAACAAGAAGAGAAATGTGGGGAAATTACCTGAAATGTCATATCTATATCTTCCTCAACACATGATAATCGTATCTCCACTTCAGTTTGGTTCAAAGCAGACTGAGCAAAACCAATCATTTGATactgaaaacttgaaaataaaggaagataCCGTGgcaaaaaatgattgaaaacaaAGTAATGAAGGACCAAAAGTACTTCTACCATCACATCCGTTCAGGAAACGGACCATGATGTTTCGATACGGGCACGAAAACAAACTCTAAGGTCAGTAACGATGGGATTAactttgaaacaaacaaagcaTACGTTTTTCGGCCGAAGTGGAACAGTTTCTGACAGTATTCCGGCACTAAGCAAATTCGTTGACGCCAACGGTACAAATAGTAAAATTAACCAAAGTTGAAACATTATAATGCTGAAAACGCATAGTTGAACCATGTAATTCATGAGAAAAGTGACGCACAAGAACGAAATTACACAAGAATACTTCCATAAATAGCAAATTCTATAGGAAAAAACAGGGAAGGAGGAACAAAGGAGGTATATTGGGACATGAAGAACAATGTAATCCACTCAGCAACAGCTCAACACTGAATGAATGGGCGCACTACTACAAAACTCGGACAAAAAACTATCGCAAGAAATGACACGCATTAAGGCGACGAGGCGCCAAAGAACGGGTTTGAAAGAAAGTTTAGGAGTTGTCTCCTGGCATATCGTTGTCACAATACTACGATGTCGGCGAATATTTTCACAACTTCTATGTGCTAGTATTAGCTCTGTCTTTGTGAAAAGGCTCAAAAGTGTTGGTTTTTCATAACCTATTCATACAGATTCCTTCTTTTCAGTGTACTGGTTCAAAGTAACTAAGTTACTGCAGATTCTTCCTTCAAAATGATACCAAATTAAGGTAAAGTGTAGTGGAAACTGCTTATCACATTCATGTTAAAAGAATGATGGATCTTTAGCTATGTACAttggatgaaaataaatatttttgctgTAGACAAAGATTGATCTACATGTTTTACGTATGTTTAATGATAACTGGGAgatttttctataattctTCCCTAATTGGAAAGTCGTTCCAGAGAAAAATGttattgaattgaaaatgTCACGTTAGTTCTGTTGTTTTTCcataaaatgtgaataaaatatCATGAATATCAATATGGAAATAGTTCGTAAGAACCCGAATTCACTTGAAAAACTAGTTTTAGAAGTGACGCAATAATACGAGAGTTAGTCcagaattccagtaaaacttTACGAGCTTAGACCGTTACGTGAGGAAGAGGTTAACCGTTTTGGCAaatatttctcagaaaaaaaatttgcgagatgatttgtttacatttttcttacaTCAGGTACGATGACGTAATCAAATGATGAATGAAACAAACCTATTGAATAAAATCCAAATGATCCCTTGGTCTCAGCAGAGTTGGACCACTCAGTAAGAAGAACGAGTTTCAAAGATCAATTACATGCATGCTGGAAGCCAGTTGTATACTCCTATAAAGAGGGATTTGTTGGATTTACGTTTTCGTTAGTCCCATGAGGAAAAATACATGATCATCTTCTATTTAACACAACAACAGAGAACTTGAGCAGTGACCGTATCCAATAGGATTTCATCAGTAGGATTAACTCGTTCTAGCGGAAAATTTGCTTTGGTTGGCTACATTATAattcaataaatatttttctgaggACAAACACATCACGCAACAGAAATACGTTCCCAATCGTTTTACTACTAGGAATATTTGTGCAACAAATGGATAGGTCCGTAGCGAAGTCCCGTTGCACCGAACGaaatattacaataaataataataataatataagtaataataaatattactaTTGTATGGcacgattgaaaaaaagacgtcaGCGATTATTTCATTCCTATCGTATTTACTCTCCCGATGACAGATGTACTGGATACAGGATCAGGGTGGCGAGGAAAGAAGATCCTATAGATAATCGGACTTCGTAGCTCGACCTGAACAGAACAGCCGTAGGTCCTTGCCGGCGCTAGCATCCTTCCCGTTCTCCAGAAGACAGAAGAACAGTATAggttttcagaaaaaacaGCTAACGCTATGTGCTTAACACGTAACTTGTTTTAATCACAATCTCGACGCTCTTACCGTATAAATTAATCAGATTCCGGAATTTTCGACATTTCAGAGATGCAGAGCACACTTCAACCACTAACTTATAAGCATTTAAGCCGGTACTCAGCTCTTACATTTAGTCTACGTTTACGCCAAAAAATATGAACCACATTAGACGAATCTCAAATGAGATTTCTGCACTTTTGGGGCAAATTGAAATTGGTAGCATTAACGCATTTAGTACAGGGTGGCACAGGGAAACGAGAGATTTTTATTGCAATTGTGGTTGCCCTGAGGAGATGGTAGAGAGATGGGGGTGGGATCCTTCAGTATACCATTACTTCCCATTTAGTAATCATGGACCAATGGATCGGTACATTTGCGGTGaagtcattttaaaaaaatggtgatAAGACTGCTCAAGGGGAATTTTTCCTCATGGGGCCACCTGAAGCCCGCAATTCCTATGCAAGAGCTTCAATGGGCTATGGAAAATCTCAGTATTCGATTCCAGAAATGCATGCGTTCGAGTGGCCATCATGTTATTGCCAGTGTTTTTAgaaattgagtttttttttctgtcagaaCACTTAAGaacgtgtatttttttttaacaataaaGCTTTTAAAGTCACTGTCCTCACATTTCTGAgacttatttcaaaattttgcgtTTTTCTGTACCACACTGCACTGTATGAGTACTATTATAGCACTTTTTACAGAGTAACACCATTTTTCTGCAACTACAATGTATGTACACTATAGCCGTTTTGTATGAAATCTGTCAGGATCttttaaaatagattttaTGCAGTTACGAAGCGGCACACAAATGTGTGTACAGTATCCTCGTGAAACTGTTATCACTgtgcaaaaaaagtttcacttaCGATCAGCTCTTGAAAGGATTTTCATCCCTTGAATCTCTGCAGTTCTCAGTGCTACTGTGTATACTATATATATGTGCATATACTGTATATACTATATATGTACTATACTGTGTATactaaatatatatatatatatatatatatataaacaaatCAACACCCTAGCTGTGGAAAAATCGTGATATCGTGAAAAATGAATGCTGtagttgtgaaaaaagtggGCACACCGCTTTACTCTAcgtttaaaatgattttgggacaaaaaaagttcaagagTGGAATGATCCACATTTATGTCCTTAAGACCACACATAACAAATTAAGGACATTCTGACGAGAGTTTGTAGAAATTATTAAATAGCCAAGTAGTTGGGTATCCGTTAAGTGCTTCAGTGGAATGACACGATTTTGAATTACATTACagtattattaaaaatatacAGAAGATCGATATAAAAGAGGATTAAATCAAAATTGATCTACTTAACATTAAATTTTACCTATTCCGAAGGCGATGTTCCAGGAGATTTCCGCCATTCTGAAGGACGCACTTTGGCAGACGTCGGGCGATATGATGCCATTGTGTGCCCTTGCTGCTTTAAATTCTTGAATTGTGGAAAGTTGGACGGTCTTGTTGTGACACTTATTAACTCTGTGCATCCCAACCTTTGGCGGAAAAATTCGAACCTCGAAAAATTCCCTCAACACTGCCTTTGAACTTAGAAACACGTAGATTGTACCTGTCCCTTCTCTCGAGCGGAAGCATGGAGAAGAAAGGTCCTGAGTAGAAAAATCTTCGCGATTGTCATTAGATTTAAGAAGAACAGTCGCTGAATGTTTCCTCAGTCGCTGAATGtttcctgttcatttcttattaTCGTGCATCGAAAAACTGTAGATGCATTAAGGAATGAAcggaatattttaatttaacaTTCTATTGCCTACGGTTTGACGTTATCATCCCATTTCGTGTAATTCCTTGACAATTTCAATGCTTCGAAGTTAATGTGAGCATTACTAAGCGAATTCTTTCCAGAATCATGGATGACGAAAGTCGACTCAAACTACATCACCATTAATAACGATGTAATCGCCTATAAGAAGAGAAGTGGCAATCGTCTACATGAATCTAGACATTGGTGGATGCTGCCCCTTCTTCTGTACGTCCTCCTTATTGTAAGACATTCAACTCCGTACATACTTACAAGTGGAGATGCGGATAACAGCAATGGAGCTCTTCAGAGTTATTCTCCATTGAGAACTTTTCTAATTCCGAGTTTTGTTCCAGAAAGACAGGTTAGTTCTTCTCTTTATTGCACACAttagataaaaggaagaaaaatcctaTGTTGAGTTGATATCTTCCAGTATAAACAGTGTCTTTTATCATCATCCGAGAGCCTAATTGTCATTTGAgccaaaaaagagaacttgTGAGTTTTGTAAGTGAGGTTACcaatattttatccttttaaacaTGATATTTTAGCGtagcaaaaagaaatacagCGACAATTTGCAATtagaagagggaaaaaagcTATCCAATGGTTTCAGGATAGTGAAGATCTCGGAGGAGGAGGCCTATTACGTCGTTCATGGCTCGACGCATGGCGCGACGCTTTCCCGACTAAACCTTATGCACCACCATGTAAGAATAACTaagtttattgttgttttgatttttgaaaaaaagtaaaatagtatAGTAAAAGTATAGTATAGtaaaatttgcaaacatttGTATAATTCCTCAGTTTTCAGTTCTAAATTAGACTATGAGGGAGCTATAAAATAACATTAtacaaaatatgcaaaaatggcaaaatatgaaaacaagGTTCTTACCGTCATCCATTACTACTAATGCTAtcttatcaagaaaaaaaaatcttgccaTGTTCCTCTATTGCTTTCTGCTTCCTCTCACAATAATCGTCTTTCGATAATTTCAGTTGCAGTTTCAATAATTGCGTGTTGATTGTAATAACTGAGGAATTGAGATGAACCCTCCTCACATATCACCGAGACAATTCAATCATAATCAATCATTACAGACTGCGAATGTTGTGCTCATGTggaaatttaaatattttcggTGCCCCAAAAATAAAGTtccatggaaataaaaaaacatttcagaagagaacacaaacaaatttccaatTCCTCTCTGGTCCTCTCGCAGATATTTGGATTGTCTAAGTGTTCGTTTGGTAATTTATCGCCGTATATATCTCATTAACATATTTTTCTCCGacttgaatgattttttttcaagagagtTCACAGAAATATTGAAGGTTGTAGATGGCTCAGGATAAACAGCACAGTGTAGTCCATCAGAGTCATAAATGGAATAAGGAGAGTAGTGGTGAATGAGATGAGATGAGGTGAAGAGAATCTGAATTAGTTTAGATAGGCTACATGTTGCTGAACATGTTCAACCGCCTGGAAACGACAAATCCGCggcaaaaacagaaattcattatttttttgaatgaagcCTATTAGCGCATCAAAAAATCTCATTGTAGCTAAAACAAGTACCGCGTCTTGTGGAGATAAAGTCCTCCAGCCACAGTACTCAAAGCATAGGACGCGTCGCGCCTACCCATCTAAAATTATTCGGCGGTAGATTAAGGAAACTTTTAATGCATTTAATGCATATTCATGtaaagtagaaagaaaatctgaatTAAAGATAATTTCAAATACTTTAAGAGTtctcaacgaagaaaaaaattccaggtgGACATTGCCAGTGTGCTACAATTCCAACGTGTGCTTGTCAAGGGAGCAGAAGTATAGAACCAATAATCgagtaaaattttttgaatataagGAAGCTAACAGAATTATTAATTCAAACTTTCAGCCACATCTCGAACGGAGCAGTGGTAACGTGTTCACATCCATTTTACCCAGTTACAATGGAATGTAGAACTGGAGATAACTGGATAGAGTTAGGAACGAGTTACACAAACAACATAATGATCGAGAAATTCTCCTGCTGTACAGAGAGGACCTGGTGCACACAGACAATAAGATACATTGAAGAAGTACGGTGTTACATAATACCAGTCTCAGACAAACTAATATTGACGACGACCACATCAACGGAAAATCCTGTGACCAAAGTGCCGAGGATTTTAACGGGGAATACTGGAACGACCATACCAACGGAGACTCCTGGAACCATATCCTCAATGACTTCAACGAGGAGTCCTGAACAGACTACGACGAGGATTTCTACGGGGAATCctggaacgaccacgacgatcatctcaacggggaatccagggaCGACCACCACGACCACATCAACTGAAACTCCTGGAGCGACtacgacgagcatctcaacggggaatctAGAAACGACCACGACAACCACATCAACTGAAAGTCATGGAACTATAACCTCAACGACTTCAACGGGGAGTCCTGGAACGACCAtgacgagcatctcaacggggaatGCAGGGACGACCACCACGACCACATCAACTGAAACTCCTGGagcgaccacgacgagcaactcaacggggaatccagggacgaccacgacgagcatctcaacggggaatccagaaacgaccacgacgagcatatCAACGGAAACTCCTGGAACCATAACCTCAACGACTTCAACGAGGAATCCAGAAACAACCACCGCGACCACATCAACTGAAACTCCTGGagcgaccacgacgagcaactcaacggggaatccagaaacgaccacgacgagcatctcaacggggaatccagggaCGACCACGACGATcatctcaacggggaatccagggacgaccacgacgagcatctcaacggaAACTCCTGGAACCATAACCTCAACGActtcaacggggaatccagaaACAACCACCACGACCACATCAACTGAAACTCCTGGagcgaccacgacgagcatctcgACGGCGAATCCAGAAACGACCACGACAACCACATCAACTGAAACTCCTGGagcgaccacgacgagcaactcaacggggaatccagggacgaccacgacgagcatatcaacggggaatccaggaacgaccacgacgagcatatCAACGGAAACTCCTGGAGCCATAACCTCAACGACTTCAACGGGGAGCCctggaacgaccacgacgagcaactcaacggggaatccagggacgaccacgacgagcatctcaacggggaatccaggaacgaccacgacgaccaCATCAACTGAAACTCCTGGagcgaccacgacgagcaactcaacggggaatccagggaCGACCACGACAGGAACGCCGACGAGCATATCAACGGAAACTCCTGGAACCATAACCTCAACAACTTCAACGGGGAGTCctggaacgaccacgacgagcaactcaacggggaatccagggacgaccacgacgagcatctcaacggggaatccaggaacgaccacgacgagcatatCAACGGAAACTCCTGGAACCATAACCTCAACAACTTCAACGGGGAGTCctggaacgaccacgacgagcaactcaacggggaatccaggaacgaccacgacgagcaactcaacggggaatccagggacgaccacgacgagcatatcaacggggaatccaggaacgaccacgacgagcatatCAACGGAAACTCCTAACGGGGAATCCAGAACACCACGACGACAACAACTTCAACGGGGAGTCctggaacgaccacgacgagcacaCAACTCAACGAAACcgggaatccaggaacgaccacgacgagcaactcaacggggaatccagggaacgaccacgacgagcatctcaacggggaatccaggaacgaccacgacgaccaCATCAACGGAAACTCCTGGAGCCATAACCTCGACGAGCActtcaacggggaatccaggaacgaccacgacgagcaactcaacggggaatccaggaacgaccacgacgagcatatCAACGGAAACTCCTGGagcgaccacgacgagcaactcaacggggaatccagggacgaccacgacgagcatctcaacggggaatccaggaacgaccacgacgaccacatcaactgaaacccctggaacgaccacgacgagcatctcaacggggaatccaggaacgaccacgacgagcatctcaacggggaatccaggaacgaccacgacgaccaCATCAACTGAACTCCTAGGAACCACCACGACCACATCAACTGAAACCCctggaacgaccacgacgagcatctcaacggggaatccaggaacgaccacgacgagcatctcaacggggaatccaggaacgaccacgacgaccaCATCAACGGGCACCCctggaacgaccacgacgagcatctcaacggggaatccaggaacgaccacgacgagcatctcaacgggAATCCAGGAACACACGACACCGACATCATAACCtcaacgaccacgacgagcatctcaacggggaatccaggaacgaccacgacgaccacatcaactagggaacgaccacgacgagcatctcaacggggaatccagggacgaccacgacgagcatctcaacggggaatccaggaacgaccacgacgagcatcaTCAACGGACTGGAATCCGAACCCCGACGAATCAACAATCAACTGACCctggaacgaccacgacgagcaactcaacggggaatccaggtacgaccacgacgagcatctctACGGGGAATCCAgaaacgaccacgacgagcatatcaacggggaatccaggaacgaccacgacgagcatctcaacggggaatccagggacgaccacgacgagcatctcaacggggaatccagggacgaccacgacgagcatctcaacggggaatccaggaacgaccacgacgagcatctcaacggggaatccaggaacgaccacgacgagcatctcaacggggaatccaggaacgaccacgacgagcatctcaacggggaatccaggaacgaccacgacgaccaCATCAACTGAGACCCCTGTAACGACCTCGACGAGCacctcaacggggaatccaggaacgaccacgacgagcatatCAACGGAAACTCCTGGAACCATAACCTCAACGACTTCAACGGGGAGTCctggaacgaccacgacgagcatctcgACGGGGAATCCAGAACACACCGACGAGCAcgtcaacggggaatccaggaacgaccacgacgagcatctcaacggggaatccaggaacgaccaccACGACCACATCAACTGAAACCCCTGTAACGACCTCGACGAGCAcgtcaacggggaatccaggaacgaccacgacgagcatctcaacggggaatccaggaacgaccacgacgaccaCATCAACTGAAACCCCTGTAACGACCCGAGAgatcaacggggaatccaggaacgaccacgacgagcatctcaacggggaatccaggaacgaccacgacgaccaCATCAACTGAAACCCCTGAGGCAACGACCACGACagcatctcaacggggaatccaggaacgaccaccACGACCACATCAACTGAAACCCTGGAACGACCCGACGACAacctcaacggggaatccaggaacgaccacgacgagcatctcaaaAATTCCGGAATCCAGGAACAACCACACGACCACATCAACGAACCCCGAACGACCGACgatcaacggggaatccaggaacgaccacgacgacaTCTCAACGGGAAACGACCAAACATCTCAACGGAAATAACCTCAACGACTTCAACGGGGAGTCCTggaacgacgacgacgaacatctcaacggggaatccaggaacgacgacgacgagcatctcaacggggaatccagggaCGACCACCACGACCACATCAACTGAGACCCCTgtaacgaccacgacgagcatctcaacggggaatccaggaacgaccaccACGACCACATCagaatccaggaacgaccacgacgagcatctcaacgaAATCGGAACCATAACCTCAACGACTTCACCCCTGTAACGACCTCGACGAGCAcgtcaacggggaatccaggaacgaccacgacgagcatctcaacggggaatccaggaacgaccacgacgaccaCATCAACTGAAACCCCTGTAA is a window encoding:
- a CDS encoding hypothetical protein (NECATOR_CHRX.G25804.T1), with protein sequence MDDEMSFIIIREPNCHLSQKRELDSEDLGGGGLLRRSWLDAWRDAFPTKPYAPPCGHCQCATIPTCACQGSRSIEPIIDHISNGAVVTCSHPFYPVTMECRTGDNWIEEDLVHTDNKIH
- a CDS encoding hypothetical protein (NECATOR_CHRX.G25804.T2), whose protein sequence is MTKVDSNYITINNDVIAYKKRSGNRLHESRHWWMLPLLLYVLLIVRHSTPYILTSGDADNSNGALQSYSPLRTFLIPSFVPERQDSEDLGGGGLLRRSWLDAWRDAFPTKPYAPPCGHCQCATIPTCACQGSRSIEPIIDHISNGAVVTCSHPFYPVTMECRTGDNWIEEDLVHTDNKIH
- a CDS encoding hypothetical protein (NECATOR_CHRX.G25805.T1), with the protein product MLVVVAPGVSVDVVVVVVPGFPVEMIVVVVPGFPVEILVVVCSGLLVEVIEDMVPGVSVGMVVPVFPVKILGTLVTGFSVDVVVVNISLSETGIM
- a CDS encoding hypothetical protein (NECATOR_CHRX.G25806.T1), which gives rise to MLVVVVPGFPVDMLVVVVPGFPVELLVVVVPGFPVELLVVVVPGLPVEVVEVMVPGVSVDMLVVVVPGFPVEMLVVVVPGFPVELLVVVVPGLPVEVVEVMVPGVSVDMLVGVPVVVVPGFPVELLVVVAPGVSVDVVVVVVPGFPVEMLVVVVPGFPVELLVVVVPGLPVEVVEVMAPGVSVDMLVVVVPGFPVDMLVVVVPGFPVELLVVVAPGVSVDVVVVVVSGFAVEMLVVVAPGVSVDVVVVVVSGFPVEVVEVMVPGVSVEMLVVVVPGFPVEMIVVVVPGFPVEMLVVVVSGFPVELLVVVAPGVSVDVVAVVVSGFLVEVVEVMVPGVSVDMLVVVVSGFPVEMLVVVVPGFPVELLVVVAPGVSVDVVVVVVPAFPVEMLVMVVPGLPVEVVEVIVP
- a CDS encoding hypothetical protein (NECATOR_CHRX.G25806.T2), encoding MLVVVVPGFPVDMLVVVVPGFPVELLVVVVPGFPVELLVVVVPGLPVEVVEVMVPGVSVDMLVVVVPGFPVEMLVVVVPGFPVELLVVVVPGLPVEVVEVMVPGVSVDMLVGVPVVVVPGFPVELLVVVAPGVSVDVVVVVVPGFPVEMLVVVVPGFPVELLVVVVPGLPVEVVEVMAPGVSVDMLVVVVPGFPVDMLVVVVPGFPVELLVVVAPGVSVDVVVVVVSGFAVEMLVVVAPGVSVDVVVVVVSGFPVEVVEVMVPGVSVEMLVVVVPGFPVEMIVVVVPGFPVEMLVVVVSGFPVELLVVVAPGVSVDVVAVVVSGFLVEVVEVMVPGVSVDMLVVVVSGFPVEMLVVVVPGFPVD
- a CDS encoding hypothetical protein (NECATOR_CHRX.G25807.T1), with amino-acid sequence MLVVVVPGFPVEMLVVVVPGVPVDVVVVVVPGFPVEMLVVVVPGFPVEMLVVVVPGVSVDVVVVVPRSSVDVVVVVVPGFPVEMLVVVVPGFPVEMLVVVVPGVSVDVVVVVVPGFPVEMLVVVVPGFPVELLVVVAPGVSVDMLVVVVPGFPVELLVVVVPGFPVEVLVEVMAPGVSVDVVVVVVPGFPVEMLVVVVPWIPR
- a CDS encoding hypothetical protein (NECATOR_CHRX.G25808.T1) is translated as MLVVVVPGFPVEVLVEVVTGVSVDVVVVVVPGFPVEMLVVVVPGFPVEMLVVVVPGFPVEMLVVVVPGFPVEMLVVVVPGFPVEMLVVVVPGFPVEMLVVVVPGFPVDMLVVVVSGFPVEMLVVVVPGFPVELLVVVVPGSVDC
- a CDS encoding hypothetical protein (NECATOR_CHRX.G25808.T2) is translated as MVPGVSVDMLVVVVPGFPVEVLVEVVTGVSVDVVVVVVPGFPVEMLVVVVPGFPVEMLVVVVPGFPVEMLVVVVPGFPVEMLVVVVPGFPVEMLVVVVPGFPVEMLVVVVPGFPVDMLVVVVSGFPVEMLVVVVPGFPVELLVVVVPGSVDC
- a CDS encoding hypothetical protein (NECATOR_CHRX.G25809.T1), whose amino-acid sequence is MWSSWSFLDSPLRCSSWSFLDSPLISRVVTGVSVDVVVVVVPGFPVEMLVVVVPGFPVDVLVEVVTGVSVDVVVVVVPGFPVEMLVVVVPGFPVDVLVGVFWIPRRDARRGRSRTPR
- a CDS encoding hypothetical protein (NECATOR_CHRX.G25810.T1), which gives rise to MVPISLRCSSWSFLDSDVVVVVVPGFPVEMLVVVVTGVSVDVVVVVVPGFPVEMLVVVVPGFPVEMFVVVVPGLPVEVVEVISVEMFGRFPLRCRRGRSWIPR
- a CDS encoding hypothetical protein (NECATOR_CHRX.G25811.T1); translated protein: MWSSWSFLDSPLRCRVVVPGFPVEMLVVSFAPLMSSWGEVVEVMVPISLRCSSWSFLDSDVVVVVVPGFPVEMLVVVVTGVSVDVVVVVVPGFPVEMLVVVVPGFPVEMFVVVVPGLPVEVVEVISVEMFGRFPLRCRRGRSWIPR